From Chaetodon auriga isolate fChaAug3 chromosome 10, fChaAug3.hap1, whole genome shotgun sequence, a single genomic window includes:
- the LOC143327117 gene encoding uncharacterized protein LOC143327117 — MLRFLHILLTGLLGVLWDRVTAFGGVRLVDGDNKCSGRVEVLRHDQWGTVCDHGWDLREADVVCLELGCGLAESALHGAVFGAGRGEIWLRHVQCSGHESSLTRCAVVLHSNSYCTHENDAGVKCSGTLLIPTLTLLSPHTVFSPGEAVRFGCSVPLGHHLSDFHLYKHGVSTPLVTQRADQTQARVELTLSDIEAFHQGSYSCRYRIKGGFPSQLLSSPPSNSINITVVELLTPHHWYNTSTEAPGGSVLKGHSFNITCSTPQQYPGGSFQLRLIRSNGTVRQSLPALTPSVTFTFPNAQSSNEGYYYCLYRVQLGGRTFVSRESQPLPIAIRDPDPVLSPMVISWLVSGLTFVVAVIVIIIVAKVLCNKEKKPSELERETRTCVDNTYVALSINKL, encoded by the exons ATGCTGAGATTCCTCCATATCTTGTTAACGG GTTTGTTAGGTGTCCTGTGGGATAGAGTCACTGCTTTTG GTGGGGTCAGACTTGTAGATGGGGACAACAAGTGTTCTGGCAGAGTTGAGGTACTCCGCCATGACCAGTGGGGGACTGTTTGTGACCACGGCTGGGACCTCCGGGAGGCTGACGTGGTGTGCCTGGAGCTGGGCTGTGGCTTAGCTGAATCTGCCCTCCATGGTGCGGTATTCGGTGCAGGCAGGGGAGAGATCTGGCTGCGGCATGTCCAGTGCTCTGGACATGAGTCCAGTTTGACACGCTGCGCTGTTGTCCTCCACAGTAACTCCTATTGCACCCATGAGAATGATGCAGGGGTGAAATGCTCAG GTACCCTTTTAATACCCACCCTCACTCTGCTGTCGcctcacactgtgttttctcctgGGGAGGCGGTTCGCTTCGGCTGCAGTGTTCCGCTGGGTCACCACCTCAGTGACTTCCATCTGTACAAGCATGGAGTGTCCACGCCACTGGTTACACAGAGGGCGGACCAGACCCAGGCCAGAGTGGAACTGACACTGTCTGACATAGAGGCTTTCCACCAGGGCAGCTACAGTTGTCGGTACAGGATCAAGGGCGGCTTCCCTTCTCAGCTGCTCAGCTCTCCACCCAGCAACTCCATCAACATCACTGTTG TGGAGCTCCTGACTCCCCACCACTGGTACAACACGTCCACTGAGGCTCCGGGTGGTTCGGTCCTTAAAGGCCACAGTTTTAACATCACCTGCTCCACCCCGCAGCAGTACCCTGGAGGCTCCTTCCAACTCCGTCTGATCCGCTCCAACGGCACAGTGCGCCAGTCCCTGCCTGCCCTCACCCCATCCGTCACTTTCACCTTCCCCAATGCCCAGAGCTCCAACGAGGGCTACTATTACTGCCTGTATCGGGTCCAGTTGGGTGGACGCACCTTTGTCTCCAGAGAAAGCCAGCCCCTGCCGATAGCTATCAGAG ATCCAGATCCAGTACTGAGTCCAATGGTGATCAGCTGGCTCGTGTCTGGCCTGACATTTGTTGTAGCTGTCATTGTTATAATCATTGTGGCCAAGGTACTGTGTAACAAGGAGAAGAAGCCCTCTGAGCTGGAGCGAGAGACCAGAACCT GTGTGGACAACACTTATGTCGCCTTATCAATTAACAAGCTATGA
- the LOC143327118 gene encoding uncharacterized protein LOC143327118, producing MSSLGSKSAQEISDLLDEYGIKHGPVVDSTRGLYERKLKEAMAKGTRAKPSNDKTYYREEEEEVTYVYRTPVRSDCAGDSGSYLRSRPEWTERQFEHEPSYSSYSRSKPEYRGRDFVDEPRMYDTPSTYRNAYLKSTPMKCEDAPKAPKSSRLIPLWVQFVFFLAVAVFLYIVFSSMETNESLKGIE from the exons ATGTCGTCGCTCGGTAGTAAGTCTGCACAGGAAATTAGTGACCTGCTCGATGAATACGGGATAAAGCACGGGCCCGTGGTCG ACTCCACCAGAGGTCTGTATGAGAGAAAGCTGAAAGAGGCCATGGCCAAAGGGACAAGAGCGAAACCATCAAATGACAAGACCTACTACAGAGAAGAGG aggaggaggtcacCTATGTTTACAGGACACCT GTGAGGAGCGACTGTGCCGGAGACAG TGGGTCTTACCTGAGGTCAAGACCAGAGTGGACTGAGAGGCAATTTGAACATGA GCCGTCCTACTCAAGCTACTCAAGGTCGAAGCCTGAATACAGAGGGAGGGATTTTGTTGATGA GCCTCGTATGTACGACACGCCGTCCACGTACAGAAATGCCTATTTGAAATCAACACCCATGAAGTGTGAAGATGCTCCGAAAGCACCCAAGTCATCTCGCCTCATCCCTCTGTGGGTCCAGTTTGTGTTCTTCCTGGCTGTCGCCGTCTTCCTCTACATAGTTTTCTCCAGTATGGAGACAAACGAATCCCTCAAAGGAATCGAATGA
- the LOC143327235 gene encoding uncharacterized protein LOC143327235 isoform X2, whose protein sequence is MEQTFADLLGDAFSETSVPSFSDGDLDFENLNFAEKHEDKGGISHENLATKEAEALHQEASGQTAVETKDLYMAESVDEEQSDEEDFQGVGVIMSTDKIPEEEDYTSSDGDSEQEGSVFGDDEEDEEEDMGKGEKPGELLMTVRCGDELCAGNKEDRIFAEGQPLAPEGAKNPQVRNEEQGGSESDEHVSYFERVPECGSEMMIKGDRCEEDEQERRDEKQEDLSGSEHKDMKIEQEENVLAGCFEQDVENPCRDGPARASLEFPEKSVQNLQDISAEVDSEEYVEELEDFSGEEHQEAGESFADYPSDFSSCEYIEDGGKKQESNHRSTAEQDACLERAGTDITWMERAEGANEEGEEYLYSIDLEVDAERFRRLDVATGEKGRGKIELVEQVLGHAAVTGSDDGGEMGESDSYSSSDDEGEVKRSDEELLENMCLQDPENNKQLEELHGGRNAVFSRWSTSDSCNRADPADFNIDWNLDVLTTDTLLSEDLLTAEDTDKEETLPSDVREDVNSYLVVQRGGTNTTSTSHQGSLDDSFFFNTELEASGNSQLGQLEDDEYEDERNWEQEQERIKAFYEFYDDSDGEYEREGRQIKVQFCADPLSQVIHYETDSDRESLSSSTDGEDDLSPVETSEVSVWTRTELREPDDATQMKPACDPPNTQPPENVPDFSNTQICTRKDKCLNMLKLTMKMGVVIVMGLLMFWLATDQADWLSQVLFF, encoded by the exons ATGGAACAAACTTTTGCTGATCTGCTAGGTGATGCATTTTCAG AAACATCTGTTCCATCATTCTCTGATGGAGATTTGGATTTTGAGAACTTAAATTTTGCTGAAAAACATGAGGACAAAGGGGGCATCTCTCATGAAAACTTAGCAACAAAGGAAGCTGAGGCTCTGCACCAGGAAGCAAGTGGCCAAACTGCAGTGGAAACTAAAGATTTATACATGGCTGAAAGTGTTGATGAAGAGCAGTCTGATGAGGAGGATTTTCAAGGTGTAGGGGTCATCATGAGCACAGATAAaataccagaggaggaggattacACAAGCTCAGATGGAGATTCTGAACAGGAAGGTTCTGTCTTTGGAGACGAtgaagaggacgaggaagaggatatgggaaaaggagagaaaccaGGGGAATTGTTGATGACGGTCCGCTGTGGCGACGAGCTTTGCGCTGGTAATAAAGAGGACAGGATCTTTGCTGAGGGACAACCTCTGGCCCCAGAGGGTGCCAAAAACCCTCAAGTTAGAAACGAAGAGCAAGGTGGCAGCGAGAGTGATGAGCATGTGTCCTATTTTGAGAGAGTCCCTGAATGTGGCAGTGAGATGATGATAAAAGGTGACCGGTGTGAAGAGGAtgagcaagagaggagagacgaaAAGCAAGAGGACTTGTCTGGTTCTGAGCACAAGGACATGAAAATCgaacaagaagaaaatgttcttgCCGGGTGCTTTGAGCAGGACGTTGAAAATCCTTGCAGGGATGGCCCAGCGAGAGCCAGTCTGGAGTTTCCAGAAAAATCAGTGCAAAATCTACAGGATATTAGTGCTGAAGTTGATAGTGAGGAGTATGTAGAGGAACTGGAGGATTTCTCGGGGGAGGAGCACCAAGAGGCAGGTGAGAGCTTTGCAGATTATCCCTCAGACTTTTCATCATGTGAATACATAGAGGatggtggaaaaaaacaagagagcaATCACCGGTCAACTGCAGAGCAGGACGCCTGCCTGGAAAGAGCTGGGACAGATATAACATGGATGGAAAGAGCTGAGGGGGCTaatgaggagggagaagagtATCTGTACAGCATAGATTTAGAGGTGGATGCTGAGAGGTTCAGGCGCCTGGATGTGGCGACAGGGGAAAAAGGCAGAGGGAAAATAGAGCTTGTCGAGCAGGTGTTGGGTCATGCAGCTGTGACAGGAAGCGATGATGGAGGTGAGATGGGAGAGAGTGATTCGTACAGCTCCAGTGACGATGAGGGTGAAGTAAAGAGGAGTGATGAGGAACTCTTAGAGAATATGTGTCTACAAGATCCTgaaaacaacaagcagctggaggagcttcACGGTGGGAGGAACGCAGTGTTTTCCAGGTGGAGCACGTCTGACAGCTGCAACAGAGCGGATCCAGCAGATTTCAACATAGACTGGAATCTAGACGTGTTAACAACTGACACCCTTCTGTCTGAAGACCTGTTAACCGCAgaggacacagacaaagaggaaacactgccttcagaTGTGAGAGAAGACGTCAACAGCTACTTGGTGGTACAGAGAGGGGGCACAAACACCACAAGCACTTCTCACCAAGGATCCCTGGATGACAGCTTCTTCTTCAACACCGAACTTGAAGCTTCTGGGAACTCTCAGCTGGGACAGCTGGAAGACGACGAATATGAAGACGAGAGGAACTGGgaacaggagcaggagaggatcAAGGCTTTCTATGAGTTTTATGATGACAGCGATGGGGAGTATGAAAGAGAGG GCAGGCAGATAAAAGTTCAGTTTTGTGCAGATCCACTGTCTCAAGTCATTCACTATGAAACTGACAG tgacagagagtcactcagcagctccacagacgGAGAGGATGACCTGAGCCCCGTAGAAACATCTGAGGTCTCCGTGTGGACACGTACT GAATTGAGGGAGCCTGACGACGCCACGCAAATGAAACCTGCTTGCGATCCCCCAAACACTCAGCCACCAGAGAACGTGCCAGATTTCAGCAACACACAAATCTGTACCAGAAAGGACAAA TGTCTCAACATGCTGAAGCTCACAATGAAAATGGGTGTGGTGATAGTGATGGGACTGCTGATGTTCTGGTTGGCCACAGACCAAGCAGACTGGCTCAGCCAGGTGTTGTTCTTTTAG
- the LOC143327235 gene encoding uncharacterized protein LOC143327235 isoform X1 has protein sequence MEQTFADLLGDAFSETSVPSFSDGDLDFENLNFAEKHEDKGGISHENLATKEAEALHQEASGQTAVETKDLYMAESVDEEQSDEEDFQGVGVIMSTDKIPEEEDYTSSDGDSEQEGSVFGDDEEDEEEDMGKGEKPGELLMTVRCGDELCAGNKEDRIFAEGQPLAPEGAKNPQVRNEEQGGSESDEHVSYFERVPECGSEMMIKGDRCEEDEQERRDEKQEDLSGSEHKDMKIEQEENVLAGCFEQDVENPCRDGPARASLEFPEKSVQNLQDISAEVDSEEYVEELEDFSGEEHQEAGESFADYPSDFSSCEYIEDGGKKQESNHRSTAEQDACLERAGTDITWMERAEGANEEGEEYLYSIDLEVDAERFRRLDVATGEKGRGKIELVEQVLGHAAVTGSDDGGEMGESDSYSSSDDEGEVKRSDEELLENMCLQDPENNKQLEELHGGRNAVFSRWSTSDSCNRADPADFNIDWNLDVLTTDTLLSEDLLTAEDTDKEETLPSDVREDVNSYLVVQRGGTNTTSTSHQGSLDDSFFFNTELEASGNSQLGQLEDDEYEDERNWEQEQERIKAFYEFYDDSDGEYEREGRQIKVQFCADPLSQVIHYETDSSDRESLSSSTDGEDDLSPVETSEVSVWTRTELREPDDATQMKPACDPPNTQPPENVPDFSNTQICTRKDKCLNMLKLTMKMGVVIVMGLLMFWLATDQADWLSQVLFF, from the exons ATGGAACAAACTTTTGCTGATCTGCTAGGTGATGCATTTTCAG AAACATCTGTTCCATCATTCTCTGATGGAGATTTGGATTTTGAGAACTTAAATTTTGCTGAAAAACATGAGGACAAAGGGGGCATCTCTCATGAAAACTTAGCAACAAAGGAAGCTGAGGCTCTGCACCAGGAAGCAAGTGGCCAAACTGCAGTGGAAACTAAAGATTTATACATGGCTGAAAGTGTTGATGAAGAGCAGTCTGATGAGGAGGATTTTCAAGGTGTAGGGGTCATCATGAGCACAGATAAaataccagaggaggaggattacACAAGCTCAGATGGAGATTCTGAACAGGAAGGTTCTGTCTTTGGAGACGAtgaagaggacgaggaagaggatatgggaaaaggagagaaaccaGGGGAATTGTTGATGACGGTCCGCTGTGGCGACGAGCTTTGCGCTGGTAATAAAGAGGACAGGATCTTTGCTGAGGGACAACCTCTGGCCCCAGAGGGTGCCAAAAACCCTCAAGTTAGAAACGAAGAGCAAGGTGGCAGCGAGAGTGATGAGCATGTGTCCTATTTTGAGAGAGTCCCTGAATGTGGCAGTGAGATGATGATAAAAGGTGACCGGTGTGAAGAGGAtgagcaagagaggagagacgaaAAGCAAGAGGACTTGTCTGGTTCTGAGCACAAGGACATGAAAATCgaacaagaagaaaatgttcttgCCGGGTGCTTTGAGCAGGACGTTGAAAATCCTTGCAGGGATGGCCCAGCGAGAGCCAGTCTGGAGTTTCCAGAAAAATCAGTGCAAAATCTACAGGATATTAGTGCTGAAGTTGATAGTGAGGAGTATGTAGAGGAACTGGAGGATTTCTCGGGGGAGGAGCACCAAGAGGCAGGTGAGAGCTTTGCAGATTATCCCTCAGACTTTTCATCATGTGAATACATAGAGGatggtggaaaaaaacaagagagcaATCACCGGTCAACTGCAGAGCAGGACGCCTGCCTGGAAAGAGCTGGGACAGATATAACATGGATGGAAAGAGCTGAGGGGGCTaatgaggagggagaagagtATCTGTACAGCATAGATTTAGAGGTGGATGCTGAGAGGTTCAGGCGCCTGGATGTGGCGACAGGGGAAAAAGGCAGAGGGAAAATAGAGCTTGTCGAGCAGGTGTTGGGTCATGCAGCTGTGACAGGAAGCGATGATGGAGGTGAGATGGGAGAGAGTGATTCGTACAGCTCCAGTGACGATGAGGGTGAAGTAAAGAGGAGTGATGAGGAACTCTTAGAGAATATGTGTCTACAAGATCCTgaaaacaacaagcagctggaggagcttcACGGTGGGAGGAACGCAGTGTTTTCCAGGTGGAGCACGTCTGACAGCTGCAACAGAGCGGATCCAGCAGATTTCAACATAGACTGGAATCTAGACGTGTTAACAACTGACACCCTTCTGTCTGAAGACCTGTTAACCGCAgaggacacagacaaagaggaaacactgccttcagaTGTGAGAGAAGACGTCAACAGCTACTTGGTGGTACAGAGAGGGGGCACAAACACCACAAGCACTTCTCACCAAGGATCCCTGGATGACAGCTTCTTCTTCAACACCGAACTTGAAGCTTCTGGGAACTCTCAGCTGGGACAGCTGGAAGACGACGAATATGAAGACGAGAGGAACTGGgaacaggagcaggagaggatcAAGGCTTTCTATGAGTTTTATGATGACAGCGATGGGGAGTATGAAAGAGAGG GCAGGCAGATAAAAGTTCAGTTTTGTGCAGATCCACTGTCTCAAGTCATTCACTATGAAACTGACAG cagtgacagagagtcactcagcagctccacagacgGAGAGGATGACCTGAGCCCCGTAGAAACATCTGAGGTCTCCGTGTGGACACGTACT GAATTGAGGGAGCCTGACGACGCCACGCAAATGAAACCTGCTTGCGATCCCCCAAACACTCAGCCACCAGAGAACGTGCCAGATTTCAGCAACACACAAATCTGTACCAGAAAGGACAAA TGTCTCAACATGCTGAAGCTCACAATGAAAATGGGTGTGGTGATAGTGATGGGACTGCTGATGTTCTGGTTGGCCACAGACCAAGCAGACTGGCTCAGCCAGGTGTTGTTCTTTTAG
- the dnase1l1l gene encoding deoxyribonuclease I-like 1-like, with product MRTALLLFVVGLCVLNSTSSLKICAFNVQSFGESKANNKKVMGMLLKILSRCDLCLIQEVRDAKGEAVQALVKDLNRFDKSNSYSYVESERLGRKTYKEQYVYIYRNNVLQVKEHYQYPKQEGDGTNATDVFSREPFIVRFHSPTTLVKDFVLIGHHTCPRNAMKEIDQLYTVFKGIHKKWKNDNVMILGDLNAGCSYVTIKGWRAVRLRSDPKFLWLIGDEQDTTVREKTHCAYDRIIVHGREIISCIVPGSAQPFNFKEKFHLSEEEALEVSDHFPVEVDLKPNHHYLLRNEL from the exons ATGAGGACTGCACTTCTGCTGTTTGTCGTGGGGCTGTGTGTGCTGAACAGCACGTCTTCCCTGAAGATCTGCGCCTTCAACGTTCAGAGCTTTGGCGAATCAAAGGCAAACAACAAGAAGGTCATGGGGATGCTACTAAAG ATTCTTTCTCGGTGTGACTTGTGTCTTATTCAGGAAGTCCGAGACGCTAAAGGAGAGGCAGTGCAAGCTTTGGTGAAGGATCTTAACAG ATTTGACAAATCCAACTCGTACTCCTATGTGGAAAGTGAAAGGCTGGGGAGGAAGACCTACAAGGAGCAGTACGTCTACATTTACAG GAACAACGTGCTGCAGGTCAAAGAGCATTATCAGTATCCTAAACAAGAAGGAGATGGGACCAATGCAACTGATGTTTTCTCCAGAGAGCCTTTCATCGTTCGCTTTCACTCCCCTACTACAT TGGTGAAGGATTTTGTCCTGATCGGCCACCACACCTGTCCCAGAAATGCCATGAAGGAGATCGACCAACTCTATACTGTCTTCAAAGGAATTCACAAAAAGTGGAAGAATGAT AATGTGATGATCTTGGGGGATCTCAACGCCGGCTGCAGCTACGTCACCATCAAGGGCTGGAGAGCTGTGCGCCTGAGGAGTGACCCCAAATTTCTCTGGCTGATTGGAGATGAGCAAGACACGACAGTCCGTGAGAAGACACACTGTGCCTATGACAG gATCATCGTGCATGGCCGTGAGATTATCTCCTGCATAGTGCCAGGTTCAGCTCAACCATTCAACTTTAAAGAGAAATTCCATCTCTCAGAGGAAGAG GCTCTTGAGGTGAGTGATCATTTTCCAGTTGAAGTTGACCTGAAGCCCAACCACCACTACCTCCTCCGCAATGAGCTGTAA
- the traf3ip3 gene encoding TRAF3-interacting JNK-activating modulator, with translation MDALAVSGIHLTPMKDFDRIVEIRAEKHEHLRGRNNMTSCRSPTREFNTKLIKNDLKKKRHLEFLRRRSVSPEPCGPKSENRSLKTKPSRQTFSVQHRSSISKPETFHTNIRNTPTANGHPLMILTPNSSVTGGPSTSKSASLWSEQVTLMRQEKGHARTPASTSTAAIRESQQHRTKSTEKRENSVNAQKMNIKTFIQTDNIRQKKILRETSVQTESGLVTVRESDVQRLADYLQEALWREEAVKTKLAALQESTSNLMNSSSKIWTARCSEDLLRNKIKALEAQLQVCLQKFPKDGMKKLVLQMEKQKLVYEERALVALQKATQDKTEALTKAEAMQEALITAKAEALRWQSLYEELKLNSGQLRENQLLSNEQLQQLHSQVELSRAREAELRDEVLSLRQEKKELQYNIGLLEEDNQMLREEIQHLRDGGDESQDFMLQGRLASQEAEPQVTVRRDSQVEEQLRHTQEKLRLKERECEELQTELFVMGQECQSSQARLSQCRDELRQLGHRHRRPTPCGSWWKVWMFFLLLLFVAEVAMLWLWYPPFREQVEDLYSDIETRIEDYLMEMASPQHSSCFRPI, from the exons ATGGACGCCCTGGCTGTCAGCGGAATACACCTCACCCCAATGAAAGACTTTGACCGAATTGTGGaaatcagagcagagaaacatgaACACCTGCGAGGACGCAACAACATGACCTCATGTCGCAGCCCTACGAGAGAGTTTAACACAAAGCTGATAAAGAATGACCTGAAGAAAAAGAGGCATCTGGAATTTCTGAGGAGGAGATCAGTGAGCCCAGAGCCGTGTGGTCCGAAGTCTGAAAACCGTTCTTTGAAGACAAAACCTTCCAGacagacattttcagtgcaACATCGCAGTTCAATCAGCAAGCCAgagacatttcacacaaatatcCGAAATACCCCCACAGCTAACGGACATCCACTGATGATTTTAACACCAAACAGCAGCGTAACTGGTGGCCCGAGCACCAGCAAATCG GCGTCATTATGGTCAGAACAGGTTACGCTGATGAGGCAAGAGAAAGGCCATGCAAGGACACCAGCATCTACCTCCACAGCAGCGATAAGGGAATCCCAGCAGCACAGGACCAAaagcacagagaaaagagagaatagTGTTAATG CTCAAAAGATGAACATCAAaacattcattcaaactgaTAATATTCGGCAAAAAAAGATACTGCGAGAGACCAGCGTGCAGACTGA GTCCGGCCTTGTCACTGTCAGGGAGTCA GATGTTCAGCGGTTAGCTGACTACTTGCAG gAGGCcctgtggagagaggaggcagtgaaGACGAAGCTGGCAGCCCTCCAGGAGAGCACATCGAACCTCATGAACTCCTCCAGCAAAATATGGACA GCTCGCTGCAGTGAAGACCTACTGAGAAACAAGATCAAGGCTCTGGAGGCGCAGCTGCAAGTCTGCCTGCAG AAGTTTCCCAAGGATGGCATGAAGAAACTGGTGCTGCAGATGGAGAAGCAGAAGCTGGTGTATGAGGAGAGGGCCCTGGTTGCCCTGCAGAAGGCCAcacaggacaaaacagaggccCTCACCAAGGCTGAGGCAATGCAG GAAGCGCTAATTACAGCAAAAGCAGAAGCCTTGAGATGGCAGAGCCTTTATgaggagctgaagctgaactCTGGACAACTCAGGGAGAACCAGCTCCTCAGTAATGAACAGCTGCAACAGCTGCACAGTCAAGTGGAG CTGTCCAGAGCGAGAGAGGCTGAGCTGAGGGATGAGGTGCTATCATTAAGACAAGAGAAGAAGGAGCTACAGTACAACATCGGCCTGCTGGAAGAGGACAACCAGATGCTGAGAGAGGAAATCCAGCACCTTAGAG ATGGTGGCGATGAGAGCCAGGACTTCATGTTGCAGGGACGTCTGGCATCACAGGAAGCAGAGCCGCAAGTGACGGTGAGGAGAGACTCtcaggtggaggagcagctccGTCACACGCAGGAGAAACTCCGacttaaagagagagag tgcgaggagctgcagacagaactGTTTGTCATGGGGCAGGAGTGTCAGTCCAGCCAGGCCCGGCTGTCGCAGTGCAGGGACGAGCTCCGGCAACTCGGCCACCGCCACAGGAGACcg ACACCGTGTGGCTCCTGGTGGAAAGTGTGGAtgttcttccttcttctcctctttgtggCAGAGGTTGCCATGTTGTGGCTGTGGTATCCTCCTTTCAGGGAGCAAGTAGAAGACCTGTACTCAGACATAGAGACACGCATCGAAGATTATCTCATGGAAATGGCGTCTCCTCAACACTCAAGTTGTTTTAGACCAATCTGA
- the atp5pb gene encoding ATP synthase peripheral stalk subunit b, mitochondrial: MLSRLVFVSASALKGSGPLGAGLVQASRSLHTSSQSLAPVPPLPEIGGKVRHGIIPEELFQLLYPKTGVTGPYMLGTGLLVYLLSKEIYIVNHETFAAVTMGSIIIYGIKKFGPSVAAFADKLNEEKVAKAQEMKDAAMSNLAQAIEDEKKEQWRVDGRSMLFDAKRNNVAMLLETNYRERLHMVTNEVKRRLDYQIALQDLHRRMEQEHMVNWVEKSVVSSITPQQEKESIAKCITDLKAMAKAAQAKATA, from the exons ATGCTGTCCAGGCTCGTCTTTGTCTCAG CCAGTGCCCTGAAAGGCAGCGGCCCTCTGGGAGCTGG TCTGGTCCAGGCGTCTCGCTCCCTGCACACATCATCCCAGAGTCTGGCCCCAGTTCCCCCTCTGCCAGAGATAGGAGGCAAAGTTCGTCATGGCATCATACCAGAGGAGCTTTTCCAGCTCCTGTACCCCAAAACTGGAGTCACAG GACCCTACATGCTGGGCACTGGCCTCCTCGTCTACTTGCTTTCCAAGGAAATCTACATCGTCAACCATGAGACCTTTGCTGCAGTAACCATGGGCTCCATCATCATCTATGGTATCAAGAAATTTGGTCCAAGTGTTGCAGCTTTTGCTGACAAACTGAACGAG gagaaAGTAGCCAAAGCTCAGGAGATGAAAGATGCTGCCATGTCCAACCTGGCTCAGGCAATTGAGGATGAGAAGAAGGAACAGTGGAGAGTAGATGGTAGATCAATGCTCTTCGACGCTAAGAGG AACAATGTAGCCATGCTGTTGGAGACCAACTACAGAGAGCGGCTACACATGGTGACCAATGAGGTGAAGAGGCGCTTGGACTACCAGATTGCCCTGCAGGACCTCCACCGCCGAATGGAGCAGGAGCACATGGTCAACTGGGTGGAGAAGAGTGTGGTCAGCAGCATCACTCCTCAGCag gagaaGGAGAGCATCGCCAAGTGCATCACAGACCTGAAGGCTATGGCCAAGGCTGCCCAGGCCAAAGCTACAGCTTAA